The following are from one region of the Jeongeupia sp. USM3 genome:
- the phbB gene encoding acetoacetyl-CoA reductase — protein MAKIALITGGMGGIGTAICKRLADDGYAVVTTYSRPGKEQAWLADMKELGYNFHAFQCDVTDYDACVALAAKVTAEVGQVDVLINNAGITRDATFKKLDKVSWDDVLKTNLDSVFNVCKQFVDGMAERGWGRVINISSINGQKGQFGQTNYSAAKAGMHGFTMALAQEVARKGVTVNTISPGYIATDMVMAVPEDVRNKIISHIPVNRLGKPEEIAALIGYLSSDVSGFMTGANLAINGGQHMG, from the coding sequence ATGGCAAAAATCGCATTGATTACCGGCGGCATGGGTGGCATTGGTACGGCCATCTGCAAACGGCTCGCAGACGACGGCTACGCCGTTGTGACGACCTACTCGCGTCCGGGCAAGGAGCAAGCCTGGCTCGCCGACATGAAGGAGCTGGGTTACAACTTCCACGCATTTCAATGCGACGTCACCGATTATGATGCGTGCGTCGCACTGGCCGCAAAAGTCACCGCCGAAGTCGGCCAGGTCGACGTCCTGATCAACAACGCCGGCATCACCCGTGACGCCACGTTCAAGAAGCTCGACAAGGTCAGCTGGGACGACGTGCTCAAGACCAACCTCGATTCGGTCTTCAACGTCTGCAAGCAGTTCGTCGACGGCATGGCCGAGCGCGGCTGGGGCCGCGTGATCAACATCTCGTCGATCAACGGCCAGAAGGGCCAGTTCGGCCAGACCAACTACTCGGCGGCCAAGGCCGGCATGCACGGCTTCACGATGGCGCTGGCGCAGGAAGTGGCACGCAAGGGCGTGACGGTCAACACGATCTCGCCGGGCTACATCGCCACCGACATGGTGATGGCAGTGCCCGAGGACGTGCGCAACAAAATCATCTCGCACATTCCGGTCAACCGCCTCGGCAAGCCCGAAGAAATCGCCGCGCTGATCGGCTATCTCTCGTCGGACGTCTCGGGTTTCATGACCGGCGCCAACCTCGCCATCAACGGCGGCCAGCACATGGGCTGA